Proteins encoded by one window of Gambusia affinis linkage group LG17, SWU_Gaff_1.0, whole genome shotgun sequence:
- the cplane1 gene encoding LOW QUALITY PROTEIN: ciliogenesis and planar polarity effector 1 (The sequence of the model RefSeq protein was modified relative to this genomic sequence to represent the inferred CDS: substituted 3 bases at 3 genomic stop codons) — MELKLEVVLSSSIKRKKPWPRFCWLGQEKESVFLLDDKRISEINMMSGRTKKKMPKLHPLLSSVVKMTSSHNGMWLCGLLVSGELFLWNRDKDLLKTATAVPEVVQIINSAQGNPLKLCLQVSCDGMRVLLAVITGQVFLWECTEGRGFPGVRDGAVKGRWAHLLPLEETILPSSNDKEASQHTIFVKTEIMADICLSAFVFTSGKQLVVTILKIQWSQGRMMVGSVGYNIQWASKTYPMSQLCPPCQSVKSRGALVPAFSPDGRLLAIVLNQRKPKDTQVLFVSTQNFVSISSDLGGCGSKKLDIPSKYVRSYWVSSVSWSAEGLFFACVLKRGSLLVLARLGGLLTLTSSGCNVDFGPAHFLPLHPLVTYRPPLSAENREASLSSSSLSVRDLLRQRFSVTWHPRLPYLIVSDGYMATVMKVQDKLSPALFLKALLKETYADLEKTSCKLEKSQVHVKVWLESVSWFNSDSSLEEVSATATCQPKASDSTNSAAADPTRLPLFLQDQQTLGSTKELLENMQALFEEDSDLEGLPAGSRGQDGGRLEFASMFDTLHAVDTHSEFGVDSNYKRQPEKKNRLCSELGKIQRKLLTAWAFAMSIGDAVEHRVALLKHTLCCVVWFAALLHLVPPREKNSPIFGRLIHLIKALLSFLYWDGSSSGGQHCLGLMVEFSERIVRLLLTPQPDVRLTGHSLLSSQSLSRIMQILRLISDSLDQTYILEQKTFWSSEEEFLSSQLHLWCSDVHHVPLLQEGNADPSALEHQALPVPQRPSSRLLGVWQLVYDVAQQYAEELKRFKDCDGLEEEEQKLSVITSQIQTALQATGENLEEGRSLLSYQGEQLFLCGLYSQSSQMLRLQICQEASKGRNRSVFQETRLCLALLYSLLSQYQLREAQEFGDHMAQLILFRAGNQTDNFTSISDPLPCPWLPIDLPSDAACAVIQALGRFMAAYFTNQPLFILPAHNVAILPPLHLPLASNIGRLVSLCQEEVAKAVRQQHLSEVWTVDYAQDLLLLGGLLPEAVWLASHLGDWKTAVTLSLAYTTYCAKHFDFTGIRRRDFLLPAELQPESIFQSELRDLLGSKTNSREWTDKDRNDSFTDPMEGEDWEVLQASVHEILKASAMAGVNVMSFPLSTLLDKVKDMCLLMPTLVPDEVYLPSPPLYCPQPSPNTQDQMCEMGPFMELVSRHKVSGILQRLLLLLKSAHCCRPAAQWYVRCLRRARHILHKIKKKYSYPSAAQEEKTFPEGLMKLISHSGFFRRDSNKDLDPDTIQTIICFRELCALCWMLHVRDQLSLHCRKYQAARQRDGEEAIPEDSPGNSANVTALHWACRLLPFSHFLSEEEVLQDIILSLLSELPPVSLVADTLVRAFPQEDESVRVSLREKYKLLLQRLGQCNLLGEGGEDGEELMMIFIQDRKRHRRKHLARLQRHLAPPVLHLWEKVEEEEDRGARTDTATTGQLSLGTTVGTSTVTEFNQPVCSDADTAVNTFETISTKQHRAAVSRSKKDRQKMTSKTDSVLKENTNISGEREKEQLPLPAVGSWEFELEDEEYLNFLELFLGYVLEKDAADGMDCGDEIPLLKGFCSQVREKELHSLTFDVVSSIHRRQRGGHLLERKHLGKPPSVFRAGCCYKPMKQDVIPEPQTSSVWSEAPVFGSSLSVGRGTEKQKGLFSHRQHSARLKEASVGSETSFIQNALITENPSPGFSSSVEAVTDLQQGLDPELEARFPELGRLLEWMVRWADRRILLGHHGNKKKDMADKQNDGVVIRVKTAAPAILTSLSLLEHRYAAQPQTERYTSYSQVPEMQWAVPLVLHSVVERKTERESSVDTGYPGSTNTPIIGPDHNLQRGETTPSVSEEQKELMFPAGEVQFSFDSRQREPHSPQQTFDDLDVTPEREERNGNSKSVEVLLSDSVQDTSKDVCSPEMSLKLEDLDHSVSGSSCQYPPVSSEPAPKPPPPAESSDLGGVPLPNPAANQPQISTAGAPPADSSTSTLPLITSTMRQRLGEDLFRLVQHINYMSLNEVLGATFSSLQMAQQNSLQLNMNLSSAARINPEPNAFPVQTSSTAMPQTQTSVPKPESNEPQLNQIGSYHFAAQPVLQGTGLGLHHINQSQLTRTNSEMQPLSVQAESPQTQQMGKKRLIPSSDGLLATTDRSHTVQHQPYNSSVHTGSAGSGLKLLKLHHFAMAEYSARHYAAQHAQAPHTANLKSNQPKATHYDQSTWKKKGGEQRNGFSVQTKHLLFYPAHDPGQFFGKAFPLHPAAFATQKPAPMQGLRLLQLRDTPPSSFNFPKLIRAIPAVISTPMTEVPIIKLLHTESGLKMMAPRNIPSKQKARLTMELTATKTLRQDQLQISRPDHSDEGNRNLTSTPCLSSTRRQKRREEKRMNLEVSFRPNDSIIPAKEAAQVLESEDATVAEEIKPAQDVTGSSYHLLTGQRLLDKVFSTSAELHAFASTSKRPPECHDAFTNTEPAVTPTLESKSISVQTSAMTSSPKAQSPCNFPEAPVQLENQQKSETFLGLGGRQFISVLDLEDVRQSEDLLPCPGSEAADISSSPTSAQLHVLATSVISSAAEAEAQSSTPVTNNLQEPKTTAEVLEVSLSFSSSEPARVAEKVTLQDDALEDSSASEICRVIKAQSLVRDRAPSASATAWFSSRLSEMDSQLAALQNIADNLDXIFLKHLXIQFTLFLLLFPTAPDPDPLHALKKCDEIKEQEEEHVLHDDSGSSAIKPSRHYSTSPFSQSSGPSYLQAPGKKEHFHETYDISNEGADGTLSQTGLSDTMEILDDLVKEGYLSPSDWDLDRSQTSHQNRRQDQREHTWTLEKKMLPEEERKELEGAGRKQDQREHPWTLEKKMLPEEERKELEGAVRRQNQREHSWALQRRSLPVEKRKEQEGTMRRQDQREHSGALEKRSLPVEKRKELEGAMRRQDQREHSWALEKRSLPVEKRKELEGAMKRQDQREHSRALEKRXKRSLPAEERKELEGTMRRQDQREHSWASEKRSLPVEKRKELEGAMKRQDQREHSWALEKRSLPAEERKELEGTMRRQDQREHSWALEKRSLPVEKRKELEGAMKRQDQREHSWALEKRSLPVEKRKELEGAMKRQDQREHSWALEKRSLPAEERKELEGPMRRQDQREHSWALEKRSLPVEKRKELEGAMKRQDQREHSWALQKRMHPEEERKEPEGAVRRQNQNEYSWTLEKRRLPAEERKELRIWMRRKQRERQTAYKKHRQSLRDRERKPFCGSSVEHFANRKTASFWGSREEKEKFMLLNQYFRRTEEACHLANDFLTSRDTGSSSSQTCEGPFLYSPWLSSNPPLGHPFRPLNVPATDEKSPTSQTGSPSSQLCFSADSEYSRDLSRRLIRRRPVIFFPPEELSQVASDGMPSNTESQCKLYTASDSQAQQVGLQKKTGFNNRLSSGAASQRGNLKEHRQVKEPEARKHSEFTRPEAVEDSVSVAGILRGEDGAVADGVSEMDWLDNLSDSAGSSLSRIDWTAIERMVAE; from the exons ATGGAGCTGAAGTTGGAGGTTGTTTTGTCATCTAGCATCAAACGGAAGAAACCATGGCCGAGATTCTGCTGGCTTGGACAG GAAAAGGAGTCTGTTTTCCTGTTAGATGACAAACGGATCAGTGAGATCAACATGATGTCTGGTCGTACCAAGAAAAAGATGCCTAAACTACATCCTTTGCTCAGCAGTGTGGTGAAAATGACTTCTTCTCACAATG GGATGTGGCTGTGTGGACTTTTGGTGTCAGGAGAATTGTTTTTGTGGAACAGAGATAAAGATTTACTGAAGACTGCAACAGCAGTGCCAGAAGTAGTTCAGATAATCAACTCTGCTCAAG gaaATCCTCTAAAGCTGTGTCTTCAGGTTTCATGCGATGGGATGAGGGTTCTTCTGGCTGTCATTACTGGGCAGGTGTTCCTGTGGGAGTGCACAGAGGGGAGGGGTTTTCCAGGCGTGCGAGATGGCGCTGTCAAAGGGCGGTGGGCTCATTTACTGCCGCTTGAAGAAACCATTTTGCCGTCTTCAAATGATAAAGAAGCATCCCAGCACACCATCTTTGTAAAGACAGAG ATTATGGCTGACATTTGCTTATCAGCATTTGTTTTCACCTCTGGGAAGCAGCTTGTTGTCACTATTCTAAAAATTCAGTGGAGCCAAGGTCGTATGATGGTTGG TTCTGTTGGTTACAATATACAGTGGGCTAGTAAGACATATCCCATGTCTCAGCTGTGCCCACCCTGCCAGTCAGTGAAGTCCAGAGGGGCCTTGGTGCCAGCGTTTTCTCCAGATGGACGCCTGTTGGCCATCGTACTGAACCAGAGGAAACCAAAG GACACACAGGTCCTTTTTGTGAGCACACAGAATTTTGTTTCAATCTCAAGTGACCTGGGAGGATGTGGAAGTAAGAAGCTGGATATCCCATCAAAATATGTCAG GTCCTACTGGGTCAGCAGTGTCAGCTGGTCAGCAGAAGGCCTGTTCTTTGCCTGCGTCTTGAAAAGGGGCTCCCTCTTGGTGTTGGCTCGCCTGGGTGGGCTTCTCACCCTGACAAGCTCTGGTTGCAATGTGGATTTTGGTCCTGCACACTTCCTGCCCCTGCATCCGCTGGTCACTTACCG ACCACCGCTGTCTGCAGAGAATAGAGAAGCTTCTCTTTCCAGCTCCAGCTTGTCTGTGCGCGACCTCCTGAGGCAGCGGTTTTCTGTCACCTGGCATCCACGGCTTCCATATCTCATTGTGTCCGATGGCTACATGGCTACAGTTATGAAGGTGCAGGACAAACTTTCGCCTGCCCTGTTCCTGAAGGCACTTCTAAAAGAAACCTATGCAGATCTTGAGAAAACCAGCTGCAAATTAGAAAAATCCCAG GTTCATGTGAAGGTTTGGCTAGAGTCTGTGTCTTGGTTTAATTCAGACAGCAGCCTTGAGGAGGTCAGTGCTACTGCTACATGTCAGCCCAAAGCGTCAGACTCCACTaattctgcagcagcagatccaACCAGGCTGCCGCTTTTCCTTCAGGACCAGCAGACTCTGGGTAGCACCAAGGAGCTTCTTGAGAACATGCAG GCTCTCTTTGAAGAAGACTCCGATTTAGAAGGACTTCCTGCTGGTTCTCGTGGGCAGGACGGAGGCCGATTGGAGTTTGCCTCCATGTTTGACACTCTCCATGCTGTGGACACTCACAGTGAATTTGGAGTTGATTCAAATTACAAGAGAcaaccagagaagaagaatcGTCTTTGCTCTGAGCTGGGGAAGATTCAGAGGAAGCTTCTCACTGCTTGGGCTTTTGCCATGTCCATAGGAGATGCAGTTGAACACAGAGTTGCTCTTCTGAAGCATACACTGTGCTGCGTGGTTTGGTTTGCTGCTCTGCTCCACTTGGTCCCcccaagagaaaaaaatagccCTATTTTTGGAAGGTTGATCCACCTCATAAAAGCTCTCCTCTCATTCCTTTATTGGGACGGCTCTTCCTCAGGTGGACAGCACTGCTTGGGACTGATGGTGGAGTTCAGTGAACGGATAGTGCGCCTTCTGCTGACCCCTCAGCCCGATGTCCGTCTGACTGGCCACTCCCTTTTATCATCTCAAAGTTTGTCCAGAATAATGCAGATCTTACGCCTGATCTCAGATTCTCTTGACCAGACTTACATCTTAGAGCAGAAAACTTTCTGGTCTTCTGAGGAGGAGTTTTTATCTTCTCAGCTGCACCTGTGGTGTTCAGATGTTCAccatgttcctctgctgcaggaGGGGAATGCAGACCCATCTGCCTTAGAACATCAAGCATTACCAGTTCCTCAGCGGCCTTCAAGCAG ATTGTTGGGAGTATGGCAGCTTGTGTATGATGTAGCTCAGCAGTATGCAGAGGAGCTGAAGAGGTTTAAAGACTGTGATGGTTTGGAAGAAGAGGAGCAAAAGCTGTCTGTCATCACATCCCAGATTCAGACCGCTCTGCAGGCAACAGGAGAAAATCTGGAAGAGGGTCGATCACTCCTGAGTTACCAAG GTGAGCAACTTTTCCTCTGCGGCTTGTACTCTCAAAGCTCCCAGATGTTACGGTTACAGATCTGTCAAGAGGCCAGCAAAG GCAGAAACCGTAGTGTCTTCCAGGAGACGCGCCTTTGTCTGGCGCTCCTGTATAGTCTGTTATCTCAGTACCAGCTCAGGGAAGCCCAGGAGTTCGGGGACCACATGGCTCAACTGATTTTGTTCAGAGCTGGAAACCAGACTGACAACTTCACTAGCATTTCAG ATCCTCTTCCTTGCCCCTGGTTGCCAATTGATCTTCCCAGTGATGCCGCCTGTGCAGTAATTCAGGCCCTCGGACGATTCATGGCCGCTTACTTCACCAACCAGCCGCTCTTCATTCTGCCGGCTCATAATGTGGCTATCCTGCCTCCACTACACCTACCCCTCG CCTCGAACATCGGTCGTTTGGTGTCCCTGTGCCAAGAAGAAGTGGCTAAAGCAGTCCGACAGCAACACCTGTCGGAGGTTTGGACGGTGGACTATGCTCAGGACTTGCTTCTGCTGGGAGGTCTCCTGCCTGAGGCTGTGTGGTTGGCGTCTCATCTGGGCGACTGGAAAACTGCAGTGACTCTAAGCTTGGCATACACCACTTACTGcgcaaaacattttgactttactGG GATCAGAAGGAGAGATTTTCTCCTGCCAGCAGAGTTACAGCCAGAAAGCATTTTTCAGTCTGAGCTGAGGGATCTTCTTGGCAGCAAAACCAATTCACGAGAGTGGACAGATAAAGACCGGAATGACAGCTTTACag ATCCGATGGAAGGAGAAGACTGGGAGGTTTTACAGGCTTCTGTGCACGAAATTCTGAAAGCTTCAGCCATGGCAGGAGTGAATGTCATGTCATTTCCTTTGTCGACCTTGCTGGACAAGGTTAAAGACATGTGCTTGTTAATGCCTACATTGGTACCCGATGAAGTGTACCTACCTTCGCCACCTCTGTATTGCCCACAGCCTTCTCCAAACACACAG gacCAAATGTGTGAAATGGGGCCATTTATGGAACTTGTTAGTCGTCACAAAGTCTCTGGAATTCTCCAAAGATTACTCTTGCTTCTGAAATCTGCCCATTGTTGCCGTCCTGCTGCACAATGGTACGTCAGGTGCCTGCGGCGTGCTAGACACATCCTGCACAAG ATCAAGAAGAAGTATTCCTACCCATCAGCTGCTCAGGAGGAGAAAACTTTTCCTGAGGGACTGATGAAGTTGATTAGCCATTCTGGATTCTTCAGACGGGACTCTAATAAAGACCTGGATCCTGATACCATCCAAACAATCA tTTGTTTCAGAGAGCTTTGTGCTTTATGCTGGATGCTTCATGTCAGGGATCAGCTCTCCCTTCACTGCAGGAAGTATCAGGCTGCCAGACAACGTGACGGAGAGGAAGCG ATCCCAGAGGATTCACCAGGAAATTCAGCCAATGTTACCGCTCTTCACTGGGCTTGTCGTCTTCTGCCTTTCTCTCACTTCCTCAGTGAGGAGGAGGTCCTTCAGGACATAATACTCAGTCTTCTGTCAGAACTACCTCCTGTCTCCTTG GTGGCAGACACGCTGGTACGAGCCTTTCCCCAGGAGGACGAGTCGGTCAGGGTGTCTTTAAGAGAGAAGTACAAGTTACTCCTGCAGAGACTTGGCCAGTGCAACCTTCTCG gagaAGGGGGAGAAGACGGTGAAGAGTTGATGATGATTTTTATTCAAGATAGAAAAAGGCACAGGAGGAAACATTTGGCGCGATTGCAGAGGCACTTGGCCCCCCCTGTGCTCCATCTGTGGGAGAAAgtagaggaagaggaggacagagGGGCACGAACTGACACGGCCACAACAGGGCAGCTGTCCCTGGGGACAACTGTGGGCACCAGCACTGTGACCGAGTTTAACCAGCCAGTGTGCAGCGACGCAGACACAGCAGTGAATACATTTGAGACCATCTCCACGAAACAGCACCGTGCAGCCGTGAGCAG AAGCAAGAAAGATAGACAGAAGATGACATCTAAGACGGACAGTGTCCTTAAAGAAAACACCAATATaagtggagagagagaaaaggagcagCTTCCTTTGCCAGCGGTCGGCTCCTGGGAGTTTGAGCTGGAAGACGAGGAATATCTAAATTTCCTGGAGCTTTTCCTTGGCTATGTCCTAGAGAAGGACGCTGCTGATGGGATGGACTGTGGCGATGAGATCCCTTTGCTGAAAGGCTTCTGCTCTCAAGTACGGGAGAAGGAGTTGCATTCTCTAACATTTGATGTAGTCTCAAGTATACATCGTCGTCAAAGAGGCGGGCACCTTCTAGAGAGGAAACATTTGGGGAAGCCCCCATCGGTGTTCAGAGCAGGCTGTTGCTACAAACCTATGAAACAAGACGTGATACCTGAACCGCAGACGTCTTCCGTTTGGAGTGAAGCTCCCGTTTTCGGGAGCAGCCTTTCTGTCGGGCGGGGAACCGAGAAACAGAAAGGTTTGTTCAGCCACCGGCAACATTCAGCAAGACTAAAGGAAGCCAGTGTTGGCTCTGAAACCAGTTTTATCCAGAATGCCTTGATCACGGAAAACCCCTCCCCTGGCTTCTCATCGTCTGTTGAAGCTGTGACTGACTTACAGCAGGGCCTGGATCCGGAGTTAGAGGCCCGGTTTCCAGAGCTGGGCAGGTTGCTGGAGTGGATGGTGCGTTGGGCCGATAGAAGGATACTGTTGGGGCATCATGGTaacaagaagaaagacatggcagacaaacaaaatgatggAGTTGTGATTCGTGTAAAAACCGCAGCACCTGCTATCCTTACCTCTTTAAGTTTGTTGGAGCACAGGTATGCTGCTCAACCCCAAACTGAGCGCTACACCTCCTACAGCCAAGTTCCTGAAATGCAGTGGGCTGTTCCCCTTGTGCTGCATTCGGTCGTTGAACGgaagacggagagagagagcagcGTTGATACTGGTTACCCTGGATCCACTAACACTCCTATCATTGGTCCGGATCATAATCTGCAGCGAGGAGAGACTACTCC ctctgtCTCAGAGGAACAAAAGGAGCTAATGTTTCCAGCTGGTGAGGTTCAGTTCAGCTTTGATTCTCGACAGAGAGAGCCACATTCCCCACAGCAGACCTTTGATGACTTGGATGTTACACCTGAAAGAGAAG aaagaaacGGAAACAGCAAGAGCGTCGAAGTGTTACTTTCTGATTCCGTTCAGGATACCTCTAAAGATGTCTGCTCACCTGAAATG AGTTTAAAGCTTGAAGACCTCGACCACTCAGTGTCTGGTTCATCGTGTCA atATCCTCCTGTTAGTTCAGAACCTGCTCCTaaacctcctcctcctgcagaaTCTTCTGATTTGGGTGGCGTTCCGCTCCCCAACCCTGCTGctaatcagccacaaatctccaCAGCTGGGGCGCCCCCTGCTGATTCTTCAACCTCTACTCTGCCTTTGATAACTTCCACAATGAGACAGCGTCTGGGTGAAGACTTATTCAGATTAGTTCAG CACATCAACTACATGAGTCTGAATGAGGTTTTAGGAGCTACATTTTCCAGTCTCCAGATGGCCCAGCAGAATTCCTTACAGCTTAATATGAATTTATCTTCTGCTGCTAGAATAAACCCTGAGCCAAATGCTTTTCCAGTTCAAACTTCTTCCACTGCTATGCCACAGACACAGACCTCTGTGCCAAAACCAGAATCTAATGAACCCCAGTTGAATCAAATTGGGTCATATCATTTTGCAGCCCAGCCGGTCCTGCAAGGAACAGGACTCGGTCTGCATCACATCAACCAAAGCCAACTCACCAGAACCAATAGT gAGATGCAGCCCCTCTCTGTCCAAGCAGAGTCACCACAAACTCAGCAAATGGGGAAGAAGAGACTGATCCCGTCTTCAGACGGTCTCCTGGCCACGACTGATAGGAGTCACACTGTTCAACACCAACCGTACAACAGCAGTGTACACACTGGCTCTGCTGGGTCGGGTCTGAAGTTACTTAAACTCCATCACTTTGCTATGGCAGAGTACAGTGCCCGACATTATGCCGCTCAACATGCACAGGCTCCTCACACGGCAAACCTTAAGTCCAATCAGCCCAAGGCCACACACTATGATCAATCCACTTGGAAAAAGAAAGGTGGAGAGCAAAGAAATGGGTTTTCTGTTCAAACTAAGCATCTCCTATTTTATCCTGCGCACGATCCAGGACAGTTCTTCGGTAAAGCGTTCCCTCTACATCCTGCTGCTTTTGCCACTCAAAAACCTGCACCAATGCAGGGCCTTCGTCTGTTGCAGTTACGGGATACTCCACCTAGCAGCTTTAACTTCCCTAAACTAATTAGAGCAATACCTGCTGTTATTTCAACTCCAATGACAGAAGTTCCAATAATTAAGCTTTTACACACTGAGTCTGGACTCAAAATG ATGGCACCCCGGAATattccttcaaaacaaaaggctCGCCTTACGATGGAGTTGACTGCTACAAAAACATTGAGACAGGATCAGCTGCAGATATCAAGACCAGATCACTCTGATGAAGGCAATAGAAATCTAACCAGCACCCCCTGCTTGAGTTCAACTAGAAG GCagaagagaagagaggaaaagcGAATGAACTTAGAAGTCTCATTTCGTCCAAATGACTCCATCATCCCAGCAAAAGAG GCAGCACAAGTCCTTGAAAGTGAAGATGCTACAGTTGCTGAAGAGATCAAACCTGCACAGGATGTGACAG GCTCCTCTTACCATTTGCTGACCGGTCAGAGATTATTAGATAAAGTTTTCTCCACTTCCGCCGAGCTCCATGCCTTCGCTTCCACAAGTAAACGCCCTCCGGAGTGCCACGATGCTTTCACCAACACAGAGCCAG CTGTTACTCCCACACTTGAGAGCAAATCTATTTCTGTCCAGACATCTGCAATGACTAGCAGCCCAAAAG CGCAAAGTCCATGCAATTTCCCAGAAGCTCCTGTTCAACTGGAGAACCAGCAGAAATCAGAGACGTTTCTG GGTCTTGGTGGACGCCAGTTCATAAGTGTCTTGGATCTGGAAGATGTGAGGCAGTCTGAAGATTTGCTGCCGTGTCCTGGCTCAGAAGCAGCAGATATTTCTTCTTCACCAACTTCTGCTCAGCTCCATGTTCTTGCCACCTCTGTCATCAGCTCAGCTGCTGAAGCTGAGGCACAATCCTCAACTCCAGTCACAAACAATCTTCAGGAACCCAAAACTACCGCAg AAGTCCTTGAGGTGTCTCTTTCATTCAGTTCCTCCGAGCCCGCTAGAGTTGCAGAGAAAGTCACCTTACAAGATGATGCGTTGGAGGATTCATCTGCATCTGAAATCTGTCGAGTCATAAAGGCGCAGAGCCTCGTCCGTGACAGAGCTCCTTCAGCGTCTGCCACAGCCTGGTTCTCCTCCCGCCTGTCAGAGATGGACTCTCAGTTGGCCGCTTTGCAGAACATTGCAGATAATCTTGACtagatttttcttaaacatttataaatccAATTTACActatt tttattattattcccaACAGCTCCGGATCCAGACCCTTTACATGCATTGAAGAAATGCGATGAGATCaaagagcaggaagaggaacaTGTGCTTCATGACGACTCCGGGAGTTCTGCAATAAAACCGTCACGTCACTATTCAACCTCTCCTTTCAGTCAGAGTAGTGGTCCATCCTATCTTCAAGCTCCAG gaaaaaaagagcactTCCATGAAACCTACGATATATCTAATGA AGGGGCAGATGGGACTCTGAGTCAGACTGGGTTATCCGACACTATGGAAATCTTAGACGACTTGGTCAAGGAAGGCTACTTATCTCCCTCTGACTGGGATTTGGATCGCTCTCAGACTTCACACCAGAACAG GAGGCAGGACCAGAGGGAACATACCTGGACATTAGAGAAAAAGATGCTTcctgaggaggagaggaaggagctGGAAGGAGCTGGAAGGAAGCAGGACCAGAGGGAACATCCCTGGACATTAGAGAAAAAGATGCTTcctgaggaggagaggaaggagctGGAAGGAGCCGTCAGGAGGCAGAATCAGAGGGAACATAGCTGGGCATTACAGAGAAGGAGTCTTCCTgtggagaagaggaaggagcAAGAAGGAACCATGAGGAGGCAGGACCAGAGGGAACATAGCGGGGCATTAGAGAAAAGGAGTCTTCCTgtggagaagaggaaggagcTAGAAGGAGCCATGAGGAGGCAGGACCAGAGGGAACATAGCTGGGCATTAGAGAAAAGGAGTCTTCCTgtggagaagaggaaggagcTAGAAGGAGCCATGAAGAGGCAGGACCAGAGGGAACATAGCAGGGCATTAGAGAAAAGAT AGAAAAGGAGTCTTCctgcagaggagagaaaggagcTGGAAGGAACCATGAGGAGGCAGGACCAGAGGGAACATAGCTGGGCATCAGAGAAAAGGAGTCTTCCTgtggagaagaggaaggagcTAGAAGGAGCCATGAAGAGGCAGGACCAGAGGGAACATAGCTGGGCATTAGAGAAAAGGAGTCTTCctgcagaggagagaaaggagcTGGAAGGAACCATGAGGAGGCAGGACCAGAGGGAACATAGCTGGGCATTAGAGAAAAGGAGTCTTCCTgtggagaagaggaaggagcTAGAAGGAGCCATGAAGAGGCAGGACCAGAGGGAACATAGCTGGGCATTAGAGAAAAGGAGTCTTCCTgtggagaagaggaaggagcTAGAAGGAGCCATGAAGAGGCAGGACCAGAGGGAACATAGCTGGGCATTAGAGAAAAGGAGTCTTCctgcagaggagagaaaggagcTTGAAGGACCCATGAGGAGGCAGGACCAGAGGGAACATAGCTGGGCATTAGAGAAAAGGAGTCTTCCTgtggagaagaggaaggagcTAGAAGGAGCCATGAAGAGGCAGGACCAGAGGGAACATAGCTGGGCATTACAGAAAAGGATGCATCctgaggaggagagaaaggagcCGGAAGGAGCCGTCAGGAGGCAGAACCAGAACGAATATAGTTGGACATTAGAGAAAAGGAGGCTTCCTgcggaggagaggaaggagctGAGGATTTGGATGAGACGGAAACAAAGGGAAAGACAGACTGCTTATAAAAAGCACAGACAGAGCCTGAGGGACAGGGAGCGTAAACCATTCTGTGGCTCTTCAGTAGAG CattttgcaaacagaaaaacagcaagttTTTGGGGTagcagagaggaaaaagaaaa GTTCATGCTTCTTAATCAGTACTTTCGAAGAACAGAAGAGGCTTGCCATTTGGCCAATGACTTTCTCACTTCTCGTGATACCGGGTCAAGTTCCTCCCAGACTTGTGAAGGTCCATTTCTCTACAGCCCCTGGTTGAGTTCGAATCCACCTCTTGGCCACCCTTTTAG gcCTCTCAACGTACCAGCCACTGATGAAAAAAGTCCCACATCTCAGACAGGAAGTCCCTCTTCTCAgttatgtttttctgcagacagTGAATATTCACGTGATCTCAGCAGAAGACTGATACGTCGTCGACCAG tcattttttttccaccggAAGAGCTGTCTCAGGTAGCGAGTGATGGTATGCCCAGCAACACCGAGAGCCAATGCAAGCTCTACACAGCCAGCGATAGTCAGGCACAGCAAGTAggattacagaaaaaaactgggTTCAACAACAGATTATCAAGTGGAGCTGCTTCACAAAGAGGGAACCTGAAGGAACACAGACAAGTGAAGGAGCCTGAAGCGAGGAAGCATTCAGAATTTACCAGACCGGAGGCTGTGGAGGATTCTGTCTCg GTGGCGGGGATTTTACGTGGGGAGGACGGTGCTGTCGCAGATGGCGTTTCAGAGATGGACTGGCTGGATAATCTCTCTGACAGCGCAGGAAGCAGCCTAAGCAGAATAGACTGGACTGCCATTGAAAGGATGGTGGCTGAATAA